The DNA region AGTATTTATATGTCAAAAAATATTTAATGGAGCCCAGAAACAACATTCATAAAAATTCCATTTAATAAAATATAGTCAAATCAGATCAACTGTTTTGACTATATATTACAAGTTTTTCAGATACACATAAAAGTTTGTTCCAACGTTTTCTGTACTTTGAATTTCAATTTTCCCTCCGAAATTCTCTATAATTCTTTTGATAATATACAGGCCTACTCCACTTCCCTCTACATGCTGATGAGCCCGTTCAAACATATTAAAAACCTTATGCTGACTTTCCTGATTTATCCCTAGACCATTATCAGATATTGCAAGCAAAATAAAATCATCTGCCAGCCGGGTAGACAAATGAATCTCTGGTCTTCTCTCAGGAGAAGAGTATTTCAATGCATTAGATAAAAGATTATATATAATACTTCTCAGATTTTTTCTTGAATATCTGATCTTATCGATTTTGAAATCTGCAACTATAAGAGGCTCTTTACTGGCCTTTATAAGCTCCCTTATATCAAGGATTACCTCATTATAGATCTCAGAAAAAGTAAGTTCTTCAGGTTCTTGATTACTTACTCTCTGCACTTTGCTAATTTCTGTCAGATCCTTAATTGTTGTTTTAAACCTTTCAATAGAGAAAAGCATCATATCAATTAATGATTGCTGCTCTTCATCAAATGATCCCTCCGTCATATAAGCCTGAAGGAGCCCTTCAATGTTGGAGATCGGAGCTTTCAGATCGTGAGATGCTGTATAAATAAAATTATCCAGATCATTATTAATCTTTAAGAGTTCGGCATTCCTTAATTCAAGACTTTTCCGGTTATCTGCCAGTTCTTTTTTGGCTATTTCCTCATCAGTTATGTCCTGAATAATCCCACTAAATCTGTAAGGTTTGCCTTTGAGATCAAAATAACTTCTGCCCTTTGCCCTTACGATACGCTCTGCTCCGGTTTTCGAATGTAGTATTGTACAGACAACATTAAATAATCCCCCAGAACTGGAATCCAGCGATTGTTTAATGGCATCTCTGACAGTAACCTGTTCGACGCTTGCAACATTATTAATAGCCTCTTCCAAGCTTATCTCTGCATTCACAGGAATTCCCAACCAATCTTTTAACCTGTTGTTGCATTTAAAGGTATGAGTTAAAGGACTGTATTCCCAGGTAGCCAATTCGGCAGATTCTATTGCGAAATGCAATTGATCTTTACTCTCTTTTAGCTTAATTGAATTAAGAACCTTTTCAGTTGTTTCGTTGCAAACAACTAACACCCCGCCTATTCCGCCTGAATCATCAATTATTGGGCTATACCCAAATGTCCAGTAAACATCTTCTATTTTGCCATTTCTGTAAATAGGAATTAGTTGATCTTCACTCCAGGTAGCTTCCCCAGTGGTCATCACCTGATTTATCAAGGGATAAATAATGGTCCAGATTTCCTTCCAGCAATCCTTTCCCTTTTGGCCAAGTGCAAGAGGATGTTTCCCATTATTTCCTAAACTAGGGCGATATGCATCATTATAAAACTGAATTAGCTCTTCTCCCCACCAAATAAACATTGGGAACTTTGAAGACAAAACCATAGATACAACAGTCTTGAGGCTTTGGGGCCATTGCTCTATTGCCCCTACAGAAGTCTTACACCAATCAAATGTCTTGGTGAGTAATGCCATTTCTCCTTCTCCTGAAAGAAACCCCAGGTGTTTTGATTTTGAAGCCAGAGAAGATCTAGATGACATTAATTTGATTTTATTTCATTAAAATTAATAATTACTAAGAAAGTTAAATAAACGTTATCAATACTAATTATATTAATTCAACAAGAGTATATATTAACACCTGAAAACTATAAAATTGGATCTCAACAATTTCAAATTAGAAAATATAAATTTCCGGTTTCCAAATTTGTATAAACATTTATAAAAACTGAACTCCCATAATATAAAAGATATACTTTTAGATCCTTTATAAATAAGCCATATTTCGAAATATCTTTTAACCTCGTTAATAATTTGCCTTCAGAAGCAAATAAACCCTCTTCATCAATAAAGCAAAAATACTTATCATTTATTGCAACGACTTTATCATAACTTTCGGAGATACATTTGGGATTAGCTGGCAGATATCAGCTAACCACGGATCATTCACAATTACATATATGCCTGATAATAAAAGAAAATAAAAATTGTTCGTTTTCATAATAAAATAAAAATTAAAAAATAAGTCTCTCAAAAATAATTGATGTAGAAATTTCAATCAAACGCAATTAGTTCACCACTTCAAAAGATTCAATGTCAAAATCACCGTTAACAAGGGTGAAATCTATTTGCCGTATATAGGAAAAAAGTATTTCAGGGGCTACATCCTTTTTAAACTTCTTAACTCTGATTTTACCTGCATTCTGAGGTTCTGTTACTAAAAACTTTTTATCAATAGCATAAACAGTAACGACCATATCTTTATGATTCAGATACAGCCTTAACGAAATAGGTTCATATTGAAGAAGATTAACCCCCATTACCGATTCAGAAAAGGCATTAAAATCCATAGTTTCATTAAAGTTCAATGATACTGCGCCTGCCATGTCATCATACCTTGTCTCGATCTTTGGGATATGCTTTTCCATTTCCATCTTATTTTGCTTCTACATCTAAAAGTAATAAAACTATAGAATTGTTCTAAATTCCCAGACATATTTACAGACTGCAGAACAAATAAGAAGTTCGTGGGTTGTTCTTATATCACATGTAATTTTTCACGCCTAAACGTAATACATCATGAAAATAGTTTTCAAAATTATTTCAATTATAATCAGAGGCGTGCTATTCGCTATAATATACTGCTTATCAGTAATTGTATCTGAAGTATTTACAATTTACCAATTGATAAAACTGATTTTACATCCTTCCAAAAATCAGTTTAATCCACAAAAAACTCCTCTTAAAGCAAAAAATGCTTAATTAAAACATTAGAGAGTTTTATCTTAGTCCGATGAACAACCTTATTGAAATTGGACAAACAAAATAAATTTATTATCCGTGAAATTGTCAGGGAAAAATCCGAGCTTGGTCCCGGCCATATCCTTTTTGAGTTTGACAATAAGCTATCTGCAGAGAAGAAATTTAATGAATTATGCATCTTAAAAGTCAGGGAAAGCAAACTTTACGATCTACTCCTGACTCTCTCAGATGAAAGAATTTTAATGATCAATGAATATTTCACTGATCAATTTGGAAAGGCGCTTGTAAAGGAGCATCCTGATGGGGATATTGAATATTTGTTTGACACACTTGAATTTCAAATTCCTCAATCCGCTACAGACAAACAAGTTCTCGAACTAATCAACAAAGGAAAAATAAAAACTCACCTTTTGTTGGAATTTGAAGGCCCTCCTCCCTTATATACTGTGGAGAAGAACCCTGACATTACTTTTTACAACAGTGGCAAAGTTTTTCGTATGCCTGATAGTGCTACAAAATGGTATTATCATTCAGAAAATGAAGCTCGTGAAAACACAATAAAACTATTCGAGCTTGCCATCAGCAGTTATGCGTTGAAACGTATAGAATTAAACGATCTTAAAGCCTGCGACTGGGATCAATTATCTTCACTAAGAAAAGATAGCCTAGTAGATTTTGATGCAAACCTGGGAGTTATCTACATCAACGAAAGACTAAACAGAGAAGAAACCAGGTTGTTAATTTTTGCAATTAACCCTAAGCCTTTTCTTATAAGACAAACTACACTTGAGGAAGAGAAAGCTGACCATCTAAAATAGAACAGTAAGCTTTCTCTTTTTTTTAAAATCTGCTCAAACTCCCATTTTAAAATTTTTGTAGAAAATTTTATCTAAAGTCCTATCTGAAAAAGACCTTGGCAATATCCAGTTAATGACCTTTTGTGCAACGGGCGCATATCTGGAAGAGGCCTGTCTTGCTTCACAGGCATTCAATATAACCTCAGCAATTTCTTCCGGAGCCATACCTTTTTTCTCCCCTTCCAGTGCATAGTCAATAAAGTTTCTGTATGCTTTTTTATAGCTGGTATGGTCATACTCATTCAGTCTTGCTGCCTTATTCCAGATAGGAGTGCGTACATTACCAGGACCAATAATGATCACATCTACTCCATAAGGCATAAGTTCCCTTCTGAAACTTGCAGATATCGCTTCAACAGCATGTTTGGACGAGGCATATGCCCCTAAAAAAGGAGCCGATATCTTACCGGCAACAGAACTGATGTTGATTACCTTTCCCGCTCTGTTAGTGTTAAAGTCTCTTACCTTTAACATTGGCAGGAAAGCCCTTGTCGCTTTAATCAATCCTATAACATTTACATCAAAAATATTCTGTATTTCTTGAATGTTCTGATATTCTAGGGGACCAGCCAATGCCATTCCAGCATTGTTAATCAAACAATCCAGAGGTTTTCCATTTAGCTCTTTTCTAACAACTTCTGCACATTTTTCAATTTCATCCAATTGACATACATCCATTATCAAAGGGTAAAAGTCAAAACCCAATAAGGCTTTCAGCTTTTGAGCATCATTGACATTTCTTACAGATCCAAACACTCTATATCCTTTAGAAAGATAAAGCTTGGCCGTAGCGTTTCCAATACCAGAAGAAACACCAGTAATCACAACCGTTTTTTGAGTCATTGTTATTAATATTGATTTCAGGCAAAGTAAGAGTATGGATACTGAAAAAATTTTGCCTTTTGGCAAAAACTCACCGATATCGTTTCCTTATCCGACTAAGAGTATATTGACTTACTCCGAGATATGATGCAATAATATTCAAAGGAACTCTCTGTACAATTTCCGGCTGCCTTTCCATTAATTTCTGATATCTGGTATAGGCATCATCCAGCACCATTTCATTACTAAGTTTTAATTTCTCTAAAAGAGCTTTTTCAGTTAACTTTCTAATAATACTATTCCAGTTAGAAATATTGACTGCAAAATACTCCATTGCTTCTCTTGTTATGATAACCAATTCCATATCTGTAAGAGCCTGAAGATATTCTTTTGAGGAAGTCCTATCATTAAAACTTGTCAGATCCACAGCGAAATGTCCTTCATCAATAAAATACCTGGTGAATTCTTCTCCAATTTCATTTAAAAACTGAACTCTGATTATTCCAGATTTAACAAAACCTATTTTATTACATACAGTAAGTACCTAATTCCAGAAAAAAACTACCTTTTTTCAATTTTTCTGTATATAAAAAACTTCGTAAAATTTCTTTACTAGCCTCACTCAGGGGCTCGACTTTATTAAAAAATTCAATTAAATATTCCATTTACTACCAAGGAACAAATTCTACCCTTAATCCCCAAATTTTTTCGCTTAAAAAGAGCTTTACTCACAAATTATAACACTCATCTTTTAAACTTACTTTGACGAATACTACTCACTTAATCAAAATACTAGTTGAAATTTTAATCATATTAAACATTTTATATAATACTAAAAAATAATCAAATCGAATTTTCAACTTAAATAATCAAAATATAATTTTTTTACGAAAAACTAACACAAATATTATTATTATTATATAAATACCCTATATGATAAAAATTAAAACCCATATAAATAATCTAAAACAATTAATTGATTTACATGTTTATTTGGGGATAATAATAAAAAAACTCCAAAAACATTAGGATATATTATCCTTTATGTTTAAAATTAAATTATTAGAAAATTAATATTTTTATGAAAGACAGCATCCAACTCAGCGACAATTCAGTTTTCTCCTCCTATAATTTGGAGAAAAACCTTTATGATGAGGTCTTCGACCAAACCGGTAAGGTAAAAAAGTACTACCAGAAAGTTTTATCTTTATTTAATAAACTTACATTACAAGACTTAAAGAAGCTGAATGAATTTGCGAGGGCTTCCTTTTTCAATCAGGGAGTTACTTTTGCTGTCTATTCGGATAACATGAAAGGTGTTGAACGAATATTCCCCTTTGACTTATTTCCGAGAATCATAACTTTAAAAGAATGGGAAAACCTTGAAAAAGGTATTATTCAAAGAAACAGGGCTATCAATATGTTTCTTTATGACATTTACCATGACAGAAAGGTTTTGAAAGATAAAATCGTTCCCTCCGAACTTATATTTTCATCCAATTACTACCTTAAGGAAATGATTGGATTTACCCCGCCGGGTAAAGTTTATACACACATTTCCGGAACCGATTTAATTAAACACAAAGACGGAGAATATTATGTCTTGGAAGATAATCTTCGTTGTCCTTCAGGTGTAAGCTATGTCCTGTCTAACAGGGAGGCTATGAAAAGAACCTTGTCCAAGGTATTCTCAAGCTATAATATAAAACCCGTTCACGATTATCCGGAACAGCTTTTATCCATGATCCAATCGGTAGCCCCGGAAGGAGTAGACAATCCCACCTGCGTCGTACTCACTCCCGGAATGTATAATTCAGCGTACTATGAGCATTCATTCCTTGCTCAAAGCATGGGGATACAACTTGTTGAAGGAAGAGACCTTTATGTTGACAAAAATTTTGTCTATATGAAGACACTGCACGGCGCTAAAAGAATCGATGTAATCTACAGACGTATAGATGATGACTTTATAGATCCTCTTTGCTTCAGAGCAGATTCGGTACTCGGAATTCCAGGACTAATGGGCTGCTACAGAGAAGGAAATGTTACTATCATCAATGCACCAGGCACAGGAGCTGTAGATGACAAAGCTGTCTATACTTACATTCCGGACATTATCAAATATTATCTTTCCGAAGAACCAATATTAAAAAATGTACACACCTATCGGTGTGAGTTGGAAGAGGACTTTAAGTATGTTATGGAAAACATGGAAAATCTTGTAGTTAAACCAGTGGACGAATCGGGAGGATATGGCATATTCATGGGCCATAAATCCACAGCAGAACAGAGAAAGGAGTTTCAGGAAAGAATTAAAAAGAATCCTAGAAAGTATATAGCTCAGCCCATCATGTCTTTGTCTGTTCATTCAACTTTTATTGAAGAGTCTGAGTTTTTTGAGCCAAGACATATCGACCTTAGAAGCTTTTGCCTGATGGGTAAAAATAAGGATTTTGTTCTTAAAGGTGGATTATCAAGAGTAGCTTTAAAAAAGGGAAGCCTTATTGTAAACTCCTCACAAGGTGGAGGCTCCAAAGACACCTGGGTATTAGAAGGTTAAACAACTATGCTATCAAGAATCGCAAATAGTCTGCTCTGGATGGGTCGTTACCTTGAAAGAGCTCAACATACTGCCCGTTATGTGAATGTTCATTATTTTTCTGCTTTGGATGCACCCAATTTATCCAAAAAAGAATATGTATTGGATTCTATTTCATGCATGACAGGCCTTAGTTATGAATATGATGAAGACATTCTTAATCTCGAAGATCAGAATCTTATTTATAAAATCACACTTGATGAAACCAATCCGGTTTCCATCAAATCCTTTATCAATAATGCAAGAGAAAATGCCAGAGGAGCCAGGGACATTCTCTCTTCAGAGCTTTGGGAATCTATCAATAAGTTTTACCATAGCGCCAATGAATATCAAAGCAAAACACTTTCTGAAGAAGAGATACTTAGCTTCACTGAAATGGTAGTGCACCAGTGCGCGATCGTAAATGGTTATATTGATCACAGCCTACTTCATGATGAAACATGGTCGCTTATACAATTAGGCATACATACTGAAGCGGCAGGACAGCTGACACGTATGCTTATAGCAAAGGTTCGTGACATTGAAAAAACAGAACAGCTGAAGCTCGGGAAGGCAATGGAAACATATCAGTGCATTGCTATGCTAAAGAGTGCTGAAGGATATGATATGAGCAGGGTACATTATAAATCTGTCCCAAACCTTAAAAAAGCTCTTGAATTTCTTATTCTCAATAAAGATTTCCCAAGATCCATTATATTTAATCTGGAAGCAGTAAATGATTGTCTTCAAAAAATCAGCCTTGTAAAAGGGGAAGAAAAAGGTTCTGTGGAATTCTT from Sporocytophaga myxococcoides includes:
- a CDS encoding circularly permuted type 2 ATP-grasp protein, yielding MKDSIQLSDNSVFSSYNLEKNLYDEVFDQTGKVKKYYQKVLSLFNKLTLQDLKKLNEFARASFFNQGVTFAVYSDNMKGVERIFPFDLFPRIITLKEWENLEKGIIQRNRAINMFLYDIYHDRKVLKDKIVPSELIFSSNYYLKEMIGFTPPGKVYTHISGTDLIKHKDGEYYVLEDNLRCPSGVSYVLSNREAMKRTLSKVFSSYNIKPVHDYPEQLLSMIQSVAPEGVDNPTCVVLTPGMYNSAYYEHSFLAQSMGIQLVEGRDLYVDKNFVYMKTLHGAKRIDVIYRRIDDDFIDPLCFRADSVLGIPGLMGCYREGNVTIINAPGTGAVDDKAVYTYIPDIIKYYLSEEPILKNVHTYRCELEEDFKYVMENMENLVVKPVDESGGYGIFMGHKSTAEQRKEFQERIKKNPRKYIAQPIMSLSVHSTFIEESEFFEPRHIDLRSFCLMGKNKDFVLKGGLSRVALKKGSLIVNSSQGGGSKDTWVLEG
- a CDS encoding SDR family oxidoreductase translates to MTQKTVVITGVSSGIGNATAKLYLSKGYRVFGSVRNVNDAQKLKALLGFDFYPLIMDVCQLDEIEKCAEVVRKELNGKPLDCLINNAGMALAGPLEYQNIQEIQNIFDVNVIGLIKATRAFLPMLKVRDFNTNRAGKVINISSVAGKISAPFLGAYASSKHAVEAISASFRRELMPYGVDVIIIGPGNVRTPIWNKAARLNEYDHTSYKKAYRNFIDYALEGEKKGMAPEEIAEVILNACEARQASSRYAPVAQKVINWILPRSFSDRTLDKIFYKNFKMGV
- a CDS encoding PAS domain-containing sensor histidine kinase, giving the protein MSSRSSLASKSKHLGFLSGEGEMALLTKTFDWCKTSVGAIEQWPQSLKTVVSMVLSSKFPMFIWWGEELIQFYNDAYRPSLGNNGKHPLALGQKGKDCWKEIWTIIYPLINQVMTTGEATWSEDQLIPIYRNGKIEDVYWTFGYSPIIDDSGGIGGVLVVCNETTEKVLNSIKLKESKDQLHFAIESAELATWEYSPLTHTFKCNNRLKDWLGIPVNAEISLEEAINNVASVEQVTVRDAIKQSLDSSSGGLFNVVCTILHSKTGAERIVRAKGRSYFDLKGKPYRFSGIIQDITDEEIAKKELADNRKSLELRNAELLKINNDLDNFIYTASHDLKAPISNIEGLLQAYMTEGSFDEEQQSLIDMMLFSIERFKTTIKDLTEISKVQRVSNQEPEELTFSEIYNEVILDIRELIKASKEPLIVADFKIDKIRYSRKNLRSIIYNLLSNALKYSSPERRPEIHLSTRLADDFILLAISDNGLGINQESQHKVFNMFERAHQHVEGSGVGLYIIKRIIENFGGKIEIQSTENVGTNFYVYLKNL
- a CDS encoding alpha-E domain-containing protein, with translation MLSRIANSLLWMGRYLERAQHTARYVNVHYFSALDAPNLSKKEYVLDSISCMTGLSYEYDEDILNLEDQNLIYKITLDETNPVSIKSFINNARENARGARDILSSELWESINKFYHSANEYQSKTLSEEEILSFTEMVVHQCAIVNGYIDHSLLHDETWSLIQLGIHTEAAGQLTRMLIAKVRDIEKTEQLKLGKAMETYQCIAMLKSAEGYDMSRVHYKSVPNLKKALEFLILNKDFPRSIIFNLEAVNDCLQKISLVKGEEKGSVEFFAGKLQASYSYLTIEEIQDKILPFLEKTLDDLYKLGSLVDQKIS